The following proteins come from a genomic window of Helicobacter canadensis MIT 98-5491:
- a CDS encoding pimeloyl-ACP methyl esterase BioG family protein has translation MNIYHKINNNKNILLLFGGFASHFSHFQNFIPSNYDWILLSHYQHLDFSTLENLLLPLQNKNLHLLGFSMGVWVAHLFLNQTSIASKFKSKTAVNGTEYGIHETYGINPKLFALTQKKFNLESFKQNLFGNHYPPPKNFLFLEESLLKDELKFFLDHQHHMDNSSKWDRIIISSNDLVFPTQTQKNFWDCQGYKQQILEIDAPHFAFFDWKF, from the coding sequence ATGAATATTTATCATAAGATTAATAATAATAAAAATATTTTATTATTATTTGGTGGCTTTGCATCGCATTTTAGTCATTTTCAAAACTTTATCCCTAGCAATTACGATTGGATTTTACTCTCACATTATCAACATTTGGATTTTTCAACACTAGAAAATTTGCTACTTCCCTTGCAAAACAAAAATCTCCATTTGCTTGGATTTTCTATGGGAGTTTGGGTGGCTCATTTGTTTTTAAATCAAACTTCTATTGCTTCTAAATTCAAATCCAAAACAGCAGTAAATGGAACTGAGTATGGCATCCACGAAACCTATGGAATCAATCCCAAACTCTTTGCACTCACGCAAAAAAAATTCAATCTAGAATCATTTAAACAAAATCTTTTTGGCAATCATTACCCACCCCCAAAGAATTTTTTATTTTTAGAAGAATCTCTACTCAAAGATGAGTTAAAATTTTTCTTAGATCATCAGCACCATATGGACAATTCCTCAAAATGGGATAGAATCATTATCTCATCTAATGATCTTGTTTTCCCCACACAAACACAAAAAAACTTTTGGGACTGCCAAGGATATAAACAGCAAATTTTAGAAATTGATGCTCCTCATTTTGCTTTTTTTGATTGGAAGTTTTGA
- a CDS encoding DUF507 family protein — protein sequence MKLRLPHAPYIGNKIALDLSNCGFVSLLHGIEGISKVAQNFIEEDIKEEMKIEEKAREILEENLDEIEFMRADEHQLFWKIKHKLAENEGFILNWEDRYNHLAHKILDELYEEDLIEYSTSETRVKNVIFKAIDGYIKIYNEIEDVVNEKISNYKRKIVFGSEEYDLIFDRLYQEELKKKGFL from the coding sequence ATGAAGCTTAGACTCCCACACGCACCTTATATTGGAAACAAAATAGCACTCGATTTATCAAACTGCGGATTTGTTAGTCTTTTACACGGAATAGAAGGCATTAGCAAAGTGGCACAAAACTTTATTGAAGAAGATATCAAAGAAGAAATGAAAATCGAAGAAAAAGCAAGAGAAATTTTAGAAGAAAATCTTGATGAAATTGAATTTATGCGAGCTGATGAACACCAGCTCTTTTGGAAAATCAAACATAAGCTTGCCGAAAATGAAGGTTTTATTTTAAATTGGGAAGATCGCTACAATCACCTTGCACACAAAATACTTGATGAACTTTATGAAGAAGATTTAATTGAATATTCTACCTCTGAAACACGCGTAAAAAATGTTATTTTTAAAGCCATTGATGGCTATATCAAAATCTACAATGAAATAGAAGATGTTGTTAATGAAAAAATTAGCAATTATAAACGCAAAATTGTTTTTGGCTCTGAAGAATATGATTTAATCTTTGACAGACTTTATCAAGAGGAACTCAAAAAGAAAGGATTCCTATAA
- a CDS encoding replicative DNA helicase, producing the protein MEIQIERAVLSSIFFDPEQLDFVSETLAPEDFSYTPNQNIFAAMLELRRLDMPIDEEFILKKSTKSRPIDQEEILNILSTSPISDIHAYTKEIKEDSTRRKLHSLAMKINEASNDSDNPAKDIIDYLQSELYKITNIHENKEFRDSKEVTTATLRYIEEIKKRGNSVLIGVDTGFHSLNEKTTGFGKGDLIIVAARPAMGKTTLVLNMAQKALDTGRGVAFFSLEMPAEQLMLRMLSAKTSIALQHLRVGNLQDEEWEQLSHAADIMANAPLFIDDNSLLTIHQFRTKMRKIKSKHPEIGLAVIDYLQLMSSTDGKKDRHQEVSEISRGLKMIARELEIPIIALSQLNRSLESRSDRRPMLSDLRESGSIEQDADIILFVYRDAVYKQKDEKEKEEAARKEGKEYKSTFVPKNEEEAEIIIGKQRNGPTGVVKLTFHKHCTRFVDSTDSSNALEIIYESTAQTTQTHFTPPENNQIEAPII; encoded by the coding sequence ATGGAAATTCAAATTGAACGCGCCGTTTTAAGCTCTATTTTTTTTGATCCAGAACAACTAGATTTTGTTTCTGAGACACTCGCACCCGAAGATTTTTCATACACGCCTAATCAAAATATTTTTGCTGCTATGTTAGAACTTAGGCGACTTGATATGCCTATTGATGAAGAATTTATTCTCAAAAAATCCACAAAATCTCGCCCTATCGATCAAGAAGAAATTCTAAATATTCTAAGCACAAGCCCCATTAGTGATATTCACGCTTATACAAAAGAAATTAAAGAAGATTCTACAAGAAGAAAATTGCATTCCCTAGCTATGAAAATTAATGAAGCAAGTAATGATTCAGATAACCCTGCAAAAGATATTATCGACTATCTTCAAAGCGAACTTTATAAAATCACCAACATTCACGAAAATAAAGAATTTCGTGATTCTAAAGAAGTAACAACCGCTACTTTGCGTTACATTGAAGAAATCAAAAAACGCGGAAATTCTGTGCTTATTGGTGTAGATACAGGCTTTCACTCACTTAATGAAAAAACCACCGGCTTTGGAAAAGGAGATTTGATTATTGTCGCAGCGCGTCCTGCAATGGGTAAAACCACGCTTGTTTTGAATATGGCACAAAAAGCATTAGATACAGGCAGAGGAGTTGCGTTTTTTAGTCTTGAAATGCCCGCTGAACAACTAATGTTAAGAATGCTTTCGGCTAAAACTTCTATTGCCTTACAACATTTACGCGTAGGAAATTTACAAGATGAAGAATGGGAACAACTCTCTCACGCAGCTGATATTATGGCAAATGCACCACTTTTTATTGATGATAATAGCCTCCTTACTATTCATCAATTCCGCACTAAAATGCGAAAAATTAAATCAAAGCACCCAGAAATTGGACTTGCTGTAATTGATTATTTACAACTTATGAGTAGCACTGATGGCAAAAAAGATCGCCACCAAGAAGTAAGCGAGATTAGTAGAGGACTAAAAATGATTGCAAGGGAATTAGAAATTCCCATCATCGCCCTTTCTCAACTTAATAGAAGTCTAGAATCCCGAAGCGACAGACGCCCTATGCTTTCAGATTTACGAGAATCTGGATCTATTGAGCAAGATGCGGATATTATTTTGTTTGTTTATCGTGATGCTGTTTATAAACAAAAAGATGAAAAAGAAAAAGAAGAAGCTGCTAGAAAAGAAGGCAAGGAATATAAATCCACATTTGTCCCAAAAAATGAAGAAGAAGCAGAAATTATTATTGGAAAACAAAGAAATGGTCCAACAGGCGTTGTTAAACTTACTTTTCACAAGCATTGCACACGATTTGTTGATTCTACTGATTCAAGTAATGCCCTAGAAATCATCTATGAATCCACCGCACAAACAACACAAACGCATTTCACACCGCCAGAAAATAATCAAATAGAAGCCCCTATCATTTAA
- a CDS encoding EI24 domain-containing protein, whose protein sequence is MGKSFTQTPYYLQKAIKDFFNPFILRLALLPFIISLVFWITIFYFFSKDVMTNLFALIQPYLTIETSWLSWIQAPLEFLAHTFLFIIIMVFFWLLQFLTLMLINAFLTPFVVQFIHKQHYSSILIQPDTAFFVSLLFLIISYVIYAMLFLCLLPFYFIPPIWIIGITFLNYWLFSKILLQDVGENIFSQQEFTHTKQIHKNAIRSLIIPLFLLSLIPFVSFFVPLFSSIALTHLFFHIKGDLKDGNSN, encoded by the coding sequence ATGGGAAAATCATTCACCCAAACTCCCTATTATTTGCAAAAAGCCATTAAGGATTTTTTTAATCCTTTTATTCTCAGACTCGCACTCCTTCCATTTATTATTTCTTTAGTTTTTTGGATTACTATTTTTTATTTTTTTAGCAAGGATGTGATGACAAATTTATTTGCCTTGATTCAACCCTATTTAACCATTGAAACTTCTTGGCTTTCTTGGATTCAAGCTCCGCTAGAGTTTCTTGCTCATACTTTTTTATTTATCATTATAATGGTATTTTTTTGGTTATTACAATTCTTAACACTTATGTTAATCAATGCTTTTTTAACCCCTTTTGTTGTTCAATTTATTCATAAACAACATTATTCTTCTATTTTGATTCAACCTGACACAGCCTTTTTTGTTTCTCTTTTATTTTTGATCATTTCTTATGTGATCTATGCAATGCTTTTTTTATGTTTGCTTCCTTTTTACTTTATCCCACCCATTTGGATAATTGGAATCACTTTTTTAAATTATTGGCTATTTTCTAAAATACTTCTCCAAGATGTTGGCGAAAATATTTTTAGCCAACAAGAATTTACCCATACTAAACAAATCCATAAAAATGCTATAAGAAGCTTAATAATACCTCTATTTCTTTTAAGCCTTATTCCTTTTGTTAGTTTTTTTGTGCCTCTTTTTTCTTCTATTGCTCTTACACATTTATTTTTTCATATCAAGGGGGATTTAAAAGATGGAAATTCAAATTGA
- a CDS encoding NADP-dependent isocitrate dehydrogenase produces the protein MKITYTLTDESPALATYSFLPIVKAFLKKAEIEVETSDISLAARILAQFPENGYKDELALLGNLVEKPDANLIKTPNISASIPQLKAAIAELQQKGFKIPNFPDEPKNDAEKTIKEKYQKVLGSAVNPVLRQGNSDRRSTKAVKEYAKKNPYKVVPFNKDSKSRVSYMQKGDFFDNEKAILIQNPTTAKIEFIGSKGTEILKDNLKLEKNEILDATFMSVENLSQFYEDQIKICKNENLLLSLHLKATMMKVSDPIIFGYAVKAYFKELFDSFKEEFETLGINPNNGISELLSKIENSSKKAEILAKYNEILAKNAPLSMVNSDKGITNLHVPSDVIVDASMPAMLKNGAKLWDKEGKERDTNALIPDKTYATIYEAVIEDLHQNGTLDPKTLGSVSNVGLMAKKAQEYGSHDKTFVAKEDGIFRITDKNGNTLLEHKVQKGDIYRANQAKYDAVLNWIDLGIQRADITGNTAIFWLDEKRPSNKIMIDLVKQRLQEKGKEIAILAPKEACLESLKLIRAGKDCISITGNVLRDYLTDLFPILELGTSAKMLSVVPMLNGGAMFETGAGGSAPKQVEQLIEENHLRWDSLGEFLALQASLEFFAQKTNNAKAQILANCLDEAIAKWLDNNKAPSRKVKEDDNRTSHFYLAMYFANALANQNKDTNLQDFFKTIAEEFNANESKIHQEYLEAQGVKVDLGGYYKFDDAKCNAIMRPSATFNTILEKISK, from the coding sequence ATGAAAATAACTTACACTCTTACAGACGAATCCCCAGCATTAGCGACTTATTCTTTTTTACCTATTGTTAAAGCCTTTTTAAAAAAAGCAGAAATTGAAGTTGAAACTTCTGATATTTCATTAGCTGCTAGAATCCTAGCTCAATTTCCAGAAAATGGTTATAAAGACGAACTAGCTTTACTTGGAAATCTTGTAGAAAAACCTGATGCAAATCTCATCAAAACGCCTAATATCTCTGCTTCCATTCCACAACTTAAAGCTGCTATTGCTGAATTGCAACAAAAAGGCTTTAAGATTCCAAACTTCCCTGATGAGCCAAAAAATGATGCAGAAAAAACTATTAAAGAAAAATATCAAAAGGTATTAGGAAGTGCTGTAAATCCCGTTTTGCGACAAGGAAACTCCGATAGAAGAAGCACCAAAGCTGTTAAAGAATATGCCAAAAAAAATCCTTACAAAGTGGTGCCTTTTAATAAAGATTCTAAAAGTCGAGTTTCTTATATGCAAAAGGGAGATTTCTTTGATAATGAAAAAGCAATTTTAATCCAAAATCCAACCACTGCAAAGATTGAATTCATTGGAAGCAAAGGCACTGAAATCCTAAAAGATAATTTAAAACTAGAAAAAAATGAGATTCTAGATGCGACCTTTATGAGCGTGGAAAATTTAAGTCAATTTTATGAAGACCAAATAAAAATTTGCAAAAATGAAAATCTCTTACTCTCTTTGCATTTAAAAGCCACAATGATGAAAGTGAGCGATCCTATTATCTTTGGTTATGCTGTTAAAGCATACTTCAAAGAATTATTTGATAGCTTTAAAGAAGAATTTGAAACACTTGGAATCAACCCAAATAATGGTATTTCAGAGCTTCTAAGCAAAATAGAAAATTCTAGCAAAAAAGCAGAAATACTTGCTAAATATAATGAGATTCTTGCCAAAAATGCTCCACTTTCTATGGTTAATTCTGACAAAGGAATTACAAATTTACATGTTCCTAGCGATGTGATTGTAGATGCTTCTATGCCTGCAATGTTAAAAAATGGCGCAAAACTTTGGGATAAAGAAGGCAAAGAACGCGATACTAATGCACTAATTCCTGATAAAACTTATGCAACTATTTATGAGGCTGTGATTGAGGATTTACACCAAAATGGAACACTTGATCCAAAAACTCTAGGAAGTGTCTCTAATGTAGGCTTGATGGCAAAAAAAGCTCAAGAATATGGTTCTCACGATAAAACTTTCGTTGCAAAAGAAGATGGTATTTTTAGAATCACTGATAAAAATGGTAATACACTCTTAGAACACAAAGTGCAAAAAGGCGATATTTACAGAGCTAATCAAGCTAAATACGATGCTGTTTTAAATTGGATTGATTTAGGAATCCAAAGAGCAGATATCACTGGAAACACTGCAATCTTTTGGCTTGATGAAAAACGCCCTAGCAATAAAATTATGATTGACTTAGTTAAACAAAGATTGCAAGAAAAAGGCAAAGAAATTGCAATTTTAGCTCCTAAAGAGGCTTGTTTAGAATCACTTAAACTTATTCGTGCAGGAAAAGACTGCATTTCAATCACAGGCAATGTATTGCGAGATTACTTGACAGATTTATTCCCCATTTTAGAACTTGGCACAAGTGCAAAAATGCTCTCTGTAGTGCCAATGCTAAATGGTGGAGCTATGTTTGAGACAGGAGCAGGAGGAAGTGCTCCAAAACAAGTAGAACAACTTATTGAAGAAAATCACTTGCGTTGGGATAGCTTGGGAGAATTCTTAGCCTTGCAAGCAAGTTTAGAATTTTTTGCTCAAAAAACTAATAATGCTAAAGCTCAAATACTAGCAAACTGCCTTGATGAAGCAATCGCCAAATGGCTTGATAACAACAAAGCTCCATCAAGAAAAGTCAAAGAAGATGACAACCGCACTAGTCATTTTTATTTGGCAATGTATTTTGCAAATGCACTAGCCAATCAAAATAAAGATACAAATCTACAAGACTTCTTTAAAACTATAGCAGAAGAATTCAATGCTAATGAAAGTAAGATTCACCAAGAATATCTAGAAGCTCAAGGTGTAAAAGTAGATTTAGGTGGTTATTATAAATTTGATGATGCAAAATGCAATGCGATTATGCGTCCAAGTGCAACTTTCAATACTATTTTAGAGAAAATCTCTAAATAA
- the bioD gene encoding dethiobiotin synthase: MQLFICGSHTDVGKTSVSAALCYAFGFEYFKLVQAGIPTDSQKIQTLSPQTKIHPQGILLQTPASPHIAMQKENIQYNGLEIPLPPSNHLLIESAGGLFTPLDSCVCMIDYLQKYHFPTLLVGSYYLGGINHILLSIEALKQRNIELLGLIISGEQNPQMDWFIQNYSSIKIAHFPTYTNDFQTKAQNLKNSLKKNGILNSK; this comes from the coding sequence ATGCAACTTTTTATTTGTGGCAGTCATACTGATGTAGGAAAAACTTCTGTAAGTGCTGCATTGTGTTATGCTTTTGGGTTTGAATATTTTAAATTAGTCCAAGCTGGAATCCCAACAGATAGCCAAAAGATTCAAACTCTAAGCCCTCAAACCAAAATCCACCCACAAGGCATTCTTCTTCAAACTCCTGCAAGCCCACATATTGCAATGCAAAAAGAAAATATACAATACAATGGGCTAGAAATCCCCTTACCTCCCTCCAATCATCTCTTAATTGAAAGTGCTGGTGGGCTTTTTACGCCTTTAGATTCTTGCGTGTGTATGATTGATTATCTCCAAAAATATCATTTTCCAACACTTTTAGTGGGAAGCTATTATCTAGGCGGAATCAATCATATCTTACTAAGCATTGAAGCACTCAAACAAAGGAATATTGAGCTTCTAGGACTTATCATCTCTGGGGAACAAAATCCCCAAATGGATTGGTTTATTCAAAATTATAGCTCTATTAAAATTGCCCATTTCCCCACCTACACTAACGACTTCCAAACCAAAGCCCAAAACCTTAAAAATTCGCTCAAAAAAAATGGAATCTTAAACTCAAAGTGA
- a CDS encoding SAM-dependent methyltransferase — translation MLKTTLQKTFSKAQNTYNKEAIIQNIMQDTLLEILTHHQNNSHFQNILELGCGRGGFSEKISKKLTYDNFVALDLIDFSQSFLGKNIEFLQFDIENLEMIKNIYQNITFDLIASNAALQWTNQFKLLPKFSQLAHKNSLLLLGIFGKHNLWEMREFLGNGLEYLDTFNYKTLLQQEWEILECFSTLHTLHFHHPLEVFRHLKNTGVNVYSTSLTLTKTHLKSYEERFENNLTYEPLYIFAQKK, via the coding sequence ATGCTAAAAACCACCTTACAAAAAACTTTTTCTAAAGCACAAAATACTTACAACAAAGAAGCAATAATCCAAAATATAATGCAAGATACTTTGCTAGAGATTCTTACCCATCATCAAAATAACTCGCATTTTCAAAACATCCTAGAATTAGGTTGCGGCAGGGGTGGATTTTCAGAAAAAATAAGCAAAAAATTAACATATGATAATTTTGTAGCATTGGATTTAATAGATTTTTCCCAAAGCTTTTTAGGCAAAAATATAGAATTCTTACAATTTGATATTGAAAATTTAGAAATGATAAAAAATATTTATCAAAATATTACTTTTGATTTGATTGCTTCTAATGCTGCCCTGCAATGGACTAATCAATTTAAACTCCTGCCTAAATTTAGCCAACTCGCACACAAAAACTCTCTCTTACTTCTAGGAATCTTTGGCAAACATAATCTATGGGAAATGCGAGAATTCTTAGGTAATGGACTAGAATACCTTGATACCTTCAATTACAAAACACTCTTGCAACAAGAATGGGAAATCTTGGAATGTTTTAGCACATTGCACACTTTGCATTTTCATCATCCCCTAGAAGTCTTTAGGCATCTCAAAAATACCGGTGTGAATGTCTATAGCACTTCCCTTACTCTCACAAAAACTCATCTAAAATCTTATGAGGAACGCTTTGAAAATAATCTTACTTATGAGCCACTCTATATTTTTGCGCAAAAAAAGTAG
- the carA gene encoding glutamine-hydrolyzing carbamoyl-phosphate synthase small subunit produces MQTLKNAWIYLENGMFFEAKSFGANKTATGELVFNTSMTGYQEITTDPSYAGQFICFTMPEIGIVGANPKDTESHSIFAKGILCHNYNTFYSNFRATESLGQFLQQYDCMGICGLDTRMLTQTIRKQGAMMMIASTEISDKNELKKILESSPRIEAINYIKEVSTKENYTHNEGRFDFNLMNFSKPITTKKILAIDFGIKKSILRELVNAGFSVEVIPHCFDAESLIKRYSNKEFDGIFLSNGPGDPQVLDQEVAQIKKLIEAKIPIFAICLGHQLLSLAQGYPTHKLKFGHHGGNHPVKNLLTNQVEITAQNHNYSVPESIQEIAEVTHRNLFDGTIEGLRYKNALICSLQHHPEAGPGPSESTALFSEFAKLIEESKA; encoded by the coding sequence ATGCAAACCTTAAAAAACGCTTGGATTTATTTAGAAAATGGAATGTTTTTTGAAGCAAAAAGCTTTGGTGCAAACAAGACAGCAACAGGCGAACTCGTCTTTAATACCTCAATGACTGGCTACCAAGAGATCACCACTGATCCAAGCTATGCTGGGCAGTTTATTTGCTTTACAATGCCAGAAATTGGAATTGTTGGTGCAAATCCAAAAGACACAGAAAGCCATAGTATCTTTGCTAAAGGCATTTTGTGCCATAATTATAATACTTTTTATTCTAATTTTCGTGCAACAGAAAGCTTAGGGCAATTTTTACAACAATATGATTGTATGGGAATTTGCGGATTAGATACAAGAATGCTAACGCAAACCATAAGAAAACAGGGAGCAATGATGATGATAGCTTCCACAGAAATTTCAGATAAAAATGAACTCAAAAAAATCCTTGAATCTTCCCCAAGAATCGAAGCTATTAACTATATCAAAGAAGTAAGCACCAAAGAAAACTATACACATAATGAAGGGCGGTTTGACTTTAATCTTATGAATTTTTCAAAACCAATAACCACCAAAAAGATTCTCGCCATTGACTTTGGAATTAAAAAAAGCATTCTAAGGGAGCTTGTGAATGCAGGATTTAGCGTAGAGGTGATTCCACATTGCTTTGATGCAGAATCGCTTATCAAACGCTATAGCAATAAAGAATTTGATGGGATATTTTTATCTAATGGACCAGGAGATCCACAAGTTTTAGATCAAGAAGTCGCTCAAATCAAAAAACTCATTGAAGCAAAAATTCCAATTTTTGCCATTTGTCTAGGACACCAACTGCTCTCTTTAGCACAAGGCTATCCTACACACAAGCTAAAGTTTGGACATCACGGAGGTAATCACCCTGTCAAAAATCTGCTCACCAATCAAGTAGAAATTACAGCCCAAAATCACAATTATTCCGTGCCAGAATCTATTCAAGAAATCGCAGAAGTTACTCATCGCAATCTCTTTGATGGAACAATTGAAGGTTTAAGATACAAAAATGCTCTTATTTGTTCGCTTCAGCACCACCCAGAAGCAGGACCTGGACCTTCTGAATCTACAGCGCTTTTTAGTGAGTTTGCAAAATTAATAGAAGAATCTAAAGCCTAA
- a CDS encoding aminotransferase class I/II-fold pyridoxal phosphate-dependent enzyme, whose amino-acid sequence MNAIQTILNQLEQSSNLRILFPQKHKDLEIQKNGKWLLNLASNDYLNLASNQNFIAEFLDSDLFRDNCFFSASSSRSLSGNFEIYEAFESYLESLFNKKALLFNSGYHANVGALSALGKLKNVLFLADRSIHASHIDGLKSFGKIAFKRFLHNDMQDLRKLLEHNAKNFEAIFILSEGLFSMEGDFAKIQSLIALKKQFKNVYLYIDEAHSIGSFGQNGLGLCYPILKEIDFLILTFGKAIASMGACVLCQSDFRNYFINFSRSLIYSTALPPVNIAMSYFSFLHLPNLQKQRERLSNISQDFKILLQNNLQYEILGEYNILSLVLKDNHKAIFFQKELEKRGFFAPAIRPPTIPQNQACLRFSLTQKIPFNQLESLCDSLKEIDYEYLS is encoded by the coding sequence TTGAATGCTATTCAAACCATTCTCAATCAACTAGAACAATCTTCAAATCTCCGCATTCTTTTCCCGCAAAAACACAAAGATTTAGAAATCCAAAAAAATGGCAAATGGCTTTTAAATCTTGCAAGTAACGACTATCTAAACCTTGCAAGTAATCAAAATTTCATTGCAGAATTTTTGGATTCTGATCTTTTTAGAGACAATTGTTTTTTTAGTGCTTCTTCTTCGCGTAGTTTAAGTGGAAACTTTGAAATTTATGAAGCTTTTGAATCTTATTTAGAATCGCTTTTTAATAAAAAAGCTCTACTTTTTAATAGTGGTTATCACGCAAATGTAGGTGCCCTTAGTGCACTTGGAAAGCTTAAAAATGTCCTTTTTTTAGCCGATAGAAGCATTCACGCAAGCCATATTGATGGATTAAAGTCTTTTGGTAAAATTGCTTTTAAACGCTTTTTGCATAATGATATGCAAGATTTAAGAAAACTGCTAGAACATAATGCCAAAAATTTTGAAGCTATTTTTATTTTAAGCGAAGGGCTTTTTAGTATGGAGGGCGATTTTGCAAAAATACAATCCCTTATCGCACTAAAAAAACAATTTAAAAATGTTTATTTATATATTGATGAAGCCCATAGCATAGGGAGTTTTGGGCAAAATGGCTTAGGGCTTTGTTATCCCATTTTAAAAGAAATTGATTTTCTTATTTTGACTTTTGGTAAAGCAATAGCTTCTATGGGTGCGTGTGTGCTATGCCAAAGTGATTTCAGAAATTATTTTATCAACTTCTCAAGAAGCCTAATTTACTCAACAGCATTACCACCTGTTAATATTGCAATGAGTTATTTTTCCTTTTTGCATTTGCCCAATTTACAAAAACAAAGAGAAAGGCTCTCTAACATTAGTCAAGATTTTAAAATACTTTTGCAAAACAATCTTCAATATGAGATTTTAGGGGAATACAATATTTTAAGCCTTGTTTTAAAAGATAATCACAAGGCTATATTTTTTCAAAAAGAACTAGAAAAAAGAGGCTTCTTTGCTCCCGCCATTAGACCCCCAACCATTCCACAAAATCAAGCTTGTTTGCGTTTTTCTCTAACCCAAAAGATTCCATTTAATCAACTTGAATCCTTATGTGATTCCCTAAAAGAAATTGATTATGAATATTTATCATAA